The region GTCTTTTGGGAGACAGAAAATGACgtccccgagagagagagagagagagagagagagagagagagagagagagagagagagagagacggagagagagagaggtgggagagagggagagggggagagagagagagagagagagagagagagagagagagagagagagagagagagagagagagagagagagagagagagagagagagaggagagagagagagagagagagagacttagggCCACAGCTGAGGCCTAAGCAGTAACTGTCATGAGAAGATGAGCGTTGCCATGGCCACCCAGGAGCCACCCAGCAAGCATGTGCGAAGGCTTTCCGGGGCCCCGACTGGTGCATCGCATGCCCTGACCAGGGATTATGTGCATAAGTGATGAGCGGCTAAGCCGGCAGGTGAAGGAGGCAGGCCCCCCGGGACAAGGAGCGGCCATCCCTCAGGACACCACCCAGAAAAGAGCAGGGACGGGCTCCCGAGGGAGGCTGATCTCCTGAGTGAAGGGAACGCAGCCAGAGCTCCTTGAGTGCTGAAAGGCCATCTCCCGGGCTGCTTTCACGCGCTAGAGTGGCCAAAACGGTGGTCTGGTGAGGCATCTTGAGTGGCGATAATGGGCCATCTTCACATTCATAAATCCCAGGGCAAACACACTCGTGGATATGGACTGGGATATATGGTGGGAGATAAGCCGCGCACGCTGGGCCACCTCAAGAGGTCTTCTGAGGACTGGGCTGGACAACAATATACAGGGGAGAACAGAAACCAGTGCATTGTGTTCAGGGCTTAATCCAAAATTTAAATATATCGCATCAActgaataatatatttatttggtgTATATTCATTGAACACATTCATTTTTATTCATGATTATCCGAACCCTTCACAAAACTTCAGGTTTAAACTCCCCTAAATCTACAGGTTGTTGTGTCTGGTAATATCCATGGCCTAAATGGAATGCGTTTGAACCCCGATGGCACAAAGAAACTACATTCCCATGGTGCACAGGGACAGACTTCACAGCTCGGCCAGCTCACCCGCCTCCCCCCGCTACCTTTTCAGGACCAGGGTATCCCTGAGCATATTAACATGTAAATACACTTAGATACTTTGACAATACACCCAAATGCATATAATCTACATGTTAACGAGGCCTTTAAAGACTTTTGGCTGCTGAATGTGGTTTAGAAACACTTTCATGTCTGGGTTTTAAAAATTAAACGTGAGGCCTCTTTTAGAAATTCttaaaccgttttttttttccttcttcttcaacTTGATGAGGGATAAGGCGATGATGGCTGGGGTCCCTTTCAAAGGGACTCCAGTCAATAAGACTTCAGTCTCATTGCCTTTGCCACTGAGTGCAAGGTCTAAATGCAGACTCCTCAAGAAAGAAAGCAGCCATAGGTGACAGATGGCAAGTTGTTTTGCTCCTAGGAACTAAAAAGAGAAATACCGGTTGCTATGGTTGCGTCTCCTCCGCATTTAGCTCGGTGGTACAGAGCATCCCTCCCGCTTGCTTCCACTGACTCGGAATTAAGCTGACTTGAAACCCGCTCAGGTTGTTGTTGACAAACATGAGCCTGGATGAGTCCACTAatctctcccccaccaccaccccggccTTTGTCCGTTCAGCCTCATTGCCGTATAAACAGGCGTGGATAAAACGCAACAGAAAACaaacctttgtttttttttcccctctccttctcatcTCTGCTCCGACGCCGGTTTTAATCGCACGCCCTCCACCCCTTCCTTTCTTCTTCTACATCTCGGCCTCCGCTAAATTCAACCAATATTTTGGATTCGGCgcatcaccacggcaaccagCTATTTCccatcctcctcatccatcAGCCCCTTCCCCGCCCCCCCGACACCCCCGCCTCCACCACATCCAccgcccccccgtccccaccaTTGATACCCCTCCTCCACACTCcgtctttttttttgtccaaaataaaacaaagcgGGTGAGTGAATGTGCTCTGAGGTAGGTAAATGTATTCAGTGACATCAGCCCGGACGATTCCATTCTGGCCCATTCCTGTACCACTTGTTTCCAGCCTTGTCTGGGGGCTGGACACTCTGTCGGGCCCATTGTCCCCTGTGTATTCCACACAGGCCCGCAATTAATGGGGCCCTTGTCTAAGGCCTCTGGAGCAGAAActgctgttggggagggggACAAAAGGCGTGTGGGCCCGGGGGCTGGGAGTTGCTATGGAAGACCCTGgcccatcccctccctcccctctacctctccctccctcagagagagggaggggatggagcAGCGAGCGACGGCGCTTGGATGAGAAGTTGAAGTGATCCCCTCCCACCGTCCGTCCAACACCTCCCCCTCTGGCCCAGCAGACGTGTTCGCAGCGCCTCCCCTGGGTCTGGTAGGAGGGACACGGGGGTGATGTGGGGCCACCGGCGCGGTGACGCCACGGGTGTCACCACGGGTGTCACCACAGGTGTCACCACGGGTGTCACCACGGGTGTCACCACGGGTGTCACTGCTCTCCTCCTGGAGAAGAGTCAGGGAGCCAGCAGGAAGGACAACCTGCTGGGACCAATGTTCCTTGCTGCAGTTCTAGGACAATGTGTTGGGGCCAGGGGGTCCCAACTGAAAGGGTCAGGGTTCGATCTTGGACGTCTGAAGCCTAACCTTCTCCTTGATTAGCTGTATCTGAACTCACCGGAACTGGCTTTGTAAAAAGAGGGTTCGAGGGTCAGATATTTTCCCTCTTATTGATGGATTTGTCCTTAGATCGAGGGAGTTCTAACGTGAAGTTAACGTCTCTCTCTTATGTCTACTAGGCGCTGTattgaccctgaccctgagctTCCATTTGGATCGACTGGTGCAGGACGCTGCAGCCCAAATTGTTCTGGAAAATATGTCCCAATCCGGCCACGCTGTAGAAGACAAATGTCTGAACTCTGGCTCTCGTCCAACATTAAGGATCAATATTGTCTTTAAAGTCACACAGAGAAGGTTTGGGACAATGGGGGAAAGATAGATTGGGAATTATCTTACCCGCATTGGTCTGTGCAGTGGTTTAGTGGTTTAAGGGGTGATCTAGTTGAACCGTCACCCCTTGAAGCAGGTATAGGTTAAGTGTCTTCTTCAAGGCTGTGTTGAAGCAGTGGAGTTGGAAGAGGAGCTCACTCACCACACAGTACAGCTCTCCTGTTTAACCCACCCCCATTTCACCCCTCCAAAGCACTTATTgtgtacgttgtacgtcctggcacaaataaatatgcataaatattaataataatgaagaataataataatggtactTATAATTGTGCagcatcttatcttatctttgttgtatacagggaatgggttaacctagcgaatGTTAGTGcgtggcacttggttctacgaacatccttactgtataacgacagcgatatatcgtttctctttcttctgacaaatgtacttattgtaaattgctttgggcaaaagcgtctgctaaatgccctaaatacaAAATGTAAAACGTACCTAGAGGGCTGTGACAGGGCCACTCCACTGACCTGCAGACTTCTGGGGTCACTTCCCTTCTGAGGCCCCTGAGCCGTACGGGTCTATGAAGGAGGATTGGTGCTGGGGCCGCTAATGAACCCATAGCAGAGCCATCGCAGAcccagacaggggacagagaggTGTCCGTTAAGCCCAGACATTTAATGCCTGGCCTCGTCATCAATTATAAAATGACTGAAACCCATTTTCTAGTTTATATTGCCCAACTGCAATAAAAAGCAGTTCTAAAAATATATGAACTCATCATTTCTTACTTAAAAGCCTACTGTATTCATATTTGCATCCTTGTTATTTAAAGCCAGACCCACAACAAATTATCTATTATATTATCAGCTGTGGCCTCTGTGAGTTTCAAGCTTTTGATTTTTGTCTGCATGATTTTGTCTATACGTTTACAATTAAATACTTCTCTACGACATtgattccaacacacacacacacacacacacacacacacacacacacacacacacacacacacacacacacacacacacacacacacacacacacacacacacacacacacacacacacacacacacacacattaatcatTGTCCTTATTTTTGTCCTGTATTTAATGCTTTTCCAATTCTAACATGTGTATTGTGTTTAACTTTGCTTGAGTAACTTTTAGTGCTACTTTTGGTTAAGGCCTAACCAGGGACAGGGTTTGCAAATTAGCCTTGACTAGAAACCTGCATGCATGgcatctattttatattttacatgaaACAATGTTCGATGTATTTGTCCCTACTCAATAaacttctaaataaataaataaacctttGTATCTAAGGCCAGTGGTCCTCGGGTCTCCGTGTGGCTGAAGTCCTGCCCGGAGTGTGGCAGGAGGATTGATACCACAGGGAGATCAGATCATGGGAGGTCTCCTCAGACCTCATCGTGTTCAGGCGTTCAGTGAGgaggaaacacaaaaacactaacTCTCTCACACGCCGCATCAAGAGCAAGCATTCCACCTGCCCAATGCAGCATTTGCATAAAAAAGAAAGCAGTTGTATATTTATTCACCCAACTTTTGAATAATCTCATGAGACGAATTCATTCTATTCGGAGATATTTATTTGAAGCGCCATGCTTACAATTCGTCGGCGAGCAAATGAATGACCCTGGACATTAGCCAATGAGCGGCCGCCTCGCACGAGCCCTCCACTTCCCCAGCACCGCGCAGCGCGCTCATTggcaggaggtgatggagggtcGCTTTAAGACGCGCCTTTCAGCGGACTTTAACACGAGCCATTCGCGTGCAGACGGCCGCCCCATAAATAAGGACTCGAGTTAAAGCAGCACACTGATATCTCGGGGTACCTAGGACGACAGCCCAAACAGAACCGCTATTTCTAAACGTAAGCACAGAGACAGGGGCAGAGTTGGAGTTGATACCGGCTGGAGCCAGGCATATGGTGACAGgatatatgcatgcatgaacTTTTTTGGGAGCAACAGAAAAGAACTTTGTTATTCAAAGCGTGCGCACAACAACATCTGAGGATGCCCGCCAATACTCCGGAGAGATCGTCGCCCTCTTCCGTCGCTGCTTCTCCCTCGAGCGGCACCGCAACACCCGGTAAACTTCTCCGGTCCTTCTCCGAGAGCAGAAAGGTGGGCCCGTGTTCATTAAGTGGTTCCATTagacaacacaatggttaaTGAGCAGGCTCCTATGCTGTTTCAATCAATGCCACATACTGAGCTTCACTTTTTTCATTTCTATGTCAAGTCCTCCAAACCCATCATGGAGAAGAGGAGACGCGCACGCATCAACGAGAGCCTTGGCCACCTGAAGACGCTCATCCTGGACGCGCTCAAGAAAGACGTAAGGAGGACGATCAGccatctgattggttgattggcACTGTACCAGTATCCCGCTTCCCTGATTTTATAATCGTGTATAGAATTAAATGTAATGTGTAGCCTGTGATTCTTCGACTCTTAGAGCTCGAGGCACTCCAAGCTGGAGAAGGCGGACATCCTGGAGATGACCGTGAAGCACCTCCGAGgcctccagcacctccagaTCACAGGTGGGACTGTCACTGGGGAATGCACAACACGCCAATGGGACCTCAGAATCTGAATGAAATtaacttttattacatcttattgtacaggtAAACAAGAGTAAACATagtaggcttggttcctcaaaagccacatagcagcaacaatacaagataaagtaaTTAAGatgaaaaaaagtgtaaaaaaaagtAGCAGAAGTTGAAATGAGAGAAATATGTATTGTTTCAGACCCACTTCTGAACTGTTTTTAATGTTTATGATATGCCTCCGTGATGTCAAATGTCGCACGTCAAAtgccgcccctagcaccaataGGAAGCATCGCTCTGTAGCACCGTTGTGATTATGTTTTGAAAGAAGCAGATCAACAAACATAGTCCGTATGTCTACCATTCGTTATACCAGTTGTTTTATGACTAAATACATggccctgatgcccatgatcctctgtttgTCATTACAATGATAGTCACATTAATTCAGAGttactttatgtagcctactGTCGGGCACTTTGTTTACGTTTTAGTCACTTTATTTGCAGTCATTGCTCATTCTGTTCGCATTGTGgaattattcatctactgcatcaacatCTCCATATTGTATCAAGCcaggatgtaggcctacaaaacAGCTTTAAAAAggcgctttttcaggggcggcgagGCTAGGGGATAGAACAGCGGCGTGAAGCCTAGTGGGGCGGCGTGAAGCCTAGTGGGGCGGCGCACCGCCGGGCGCTCATACTGGCGCGCGTCTAGCCGGCGCGCGTGTGGGCTAGTATGTCGGAAATAATGGGGGCGTTCTTTTTGACGCGCCgcttcggcgccggtgtgtgtgttgggcttaGTGATTTAACATCCGTCGTCTCCTCTGCAGCGGCTGTGAACGCGGACTCGTCCTCCCTGGGGAAGTACCGGGCCGGCTTCAGCGAGTGCGTGGGGGAGGTCACGCGCTTCCTGTCCACCTGCGAGGGAGTGAGCGCGGATGTGCGCACGCACCTCCTCGGCCACCTGGCCGCCTGCGTGTCGCAGATCAACGCCGTGAACTTCCCCGCTCCGCGCGGCGGCCAGGGCGCCGTCTCCCCGCCGCACCCCGCGTCAGCACTCGGCCTCCTCGGACAGACTGTGCTGCAGCTACCAGGGACCACGGTACCACAGCAGATGAATGGGATTCCGTGTAAAAGTGTGTCTGCGATGAACTTAAGTTGCGCCGATGCGGTGAAGCTGTGCGGTGGATTTCAGGTCGTGCCTGCGGCGGACGGCCAGTTCGCGTTTCTCATCTCCAACGCGGCCCTCGCGCCGTTGAGCGCGCCAAACTGCCGACCCGCCCATGCGGCGGCGACGTCACCTGTTGAGCATCATCCTGGGACGGCAGACTCTGTGTGGAGGCCTTGGTGAAAGACTAACAGACGACATTAATATTTTTGGAAGGACAATTACGAAGAGACCTTTTGTAAGTTTTGTAAATGAATTTGTAAATGATTTTTCAGATGTTTATACACATTATGTTGTCACACATTCATGTTCTAAATCTTTGCATTGAGAGCCAGCCATTTTTGTACTGTTTCCACAATAGCTCTTTAAAATGCTCTCTGATATTTTCACTGTtaagaaatgaaataaaatagctTTTGAATAATTTGGTCAACTGCCCCCACCACATTTGTGAATATCGACATAGACTTATCCATCGTGAATTGTCGAATAGGTTAATTGATGGTTTAACCTCTGAGTTGATTGTTGCCACCATTAACCTAGATGCATTATCTCCCATCACGTCTCAGCACTCCCAGTAGTTTGACTGGTAACACAGGGAATGATGTATTAGAGTTCTATTAGACGAACCCTCCAAGCTCAATGCATAGCAACAGACGTTAGCATACcatagaccacacacacacacacacaaacgcacatatatatatatatatatatatatatagatctataattttttttcgatTATAAATCCGCCATACTCCAGACCAATTGGAATATGTCCTTTGACAGGATTTGCTCCATTCAACTTGCCCCTCTCTCCCGGGAAGTGTGTGTTTCCCAAGGGAAGTGCGTGTTGGGTGTGACTGTCCCAGCAcatgtgtacggtgtgtgtggctgcccagtgtgaggttgtgtgtctgtgtgcattccgttgtgtgcgtgcgtcgaGCCCGGCCGTCCCGCAGCAAGCCACAGGGgttgggggtcagaggtcacaggtGCCCCTTATTCAAGCTCTGCGACGCAAGGCCGCTCCGTGGGGCCGCAGCACGCTGCTCTGAACCTGGGGCCCGCTGCACAGACCTGCCTGGCCGTCTGAGGGCCTCCAGGGGCCGCCTTTTgatcagggttgccagattggtccaGACTTTGGCTGTAGCAGGCTGCAGCCAGGGTCGCCATATGGGCGGGAAAAAtcgggcccaatctggcaacactgctttTGATACCATCAAACTTTGGCGCCCGACGAGCTCAATGGCAACGCACATTCCATCAGTGTTGTGTGTAggaagttgttgttgttgtctgttGTGGTTCAGTTGTTCAGCGTTgaggccccccctccctctgttaaATATGATTTTAATTACTGCTAAGATAAATCACTTCCCTTTCAAGGAGCTGAAAAGGGGTCCATGGCTTCAATGGAACTCGTTTTCTCTTTCGTCTGAGTGAATCAATCAAGCAGCACGTTGTTTTGGATGACTGAATGAATGTTCAGAGAGAATTGTGCAATTGAAAGACGGAAATAATTTTCAAGACATGAATCTGTAGAACTCTAGCTATCTATACAAGATAAGATATATCAAACGTTTCCCTTTGTGCGAAGGATCCAGTCCATTAACTCTCATCTCTGTTTTggtgctggagagagagagagaccaagtcTAACagtgatgagggagagagagagatagagacagagagggagagagagagagaaagagagagagagagagagagagagagagagagagagagagagagagagagagagagagagagagagagagagagagagagagag is a window of Gadus macrocephalus chromosome 8, ASM3116895v1 DNA encoding:
- the LOC132463480 gene encoding transcription factor HES-1-B-like, whose amino-acid sequence is MHELFWEQQKRTLLFKACAQQHLRMPANTPERSSPSSVAASPSSGTATPGKLLRSFSESRKSSKPIMEKRRRARINESLGHLKTLILDALKKDSSRHSKLEKADILEMTVKHLRGLQHLQITAAVNADSSSLGKYRAGFSECVGEVTRFLSTCEGVSADVRTHLLGHLAACVSQINAVNFPAPRGGQGAVSPPHPASALGLLGQTVLQLPGTTVPQQMNGIPCKSVSAMNLSCADAVKLCGGFQVVPAADGQFAFLISNAALAPLSAPNCRPAHAAATSPVEHHPGTADSVWRPW